The sequence below is a genomic window from Betaproteobacteria bacterium.
CATGCCGACGCTTGCAGCGAGATCCCGCAGCATCATCGGGCGGCCAGCGGCGGCAAGGCTTCTCAGCATCGCGATACCGTGCTCCAGCGACTGGATACCCGCCCGGCGGCGTGGCTGCCTTTCGCTCATTTCAATTCCCTCCGATCGGGCGAGCCAAGGCTGGCCCATGTCCTTGTTCGGGCAATATAATCCACCACAAATCAACACAGGGGGAGAATGTCATGCGAGCAGTCCTGATCGCCAATCCCAAGGGAGGGGCCGGAAAAACCACCTTGGCCACCAACCTTGCGGGCCATTTCGCCAACGAAGGCAAGAAGGTCACGCTTTGTGATCTCGATCGGCAACAGTCGGCACTGCGCTGGATGGCGTTCCGGGATCCATCCGTTGCACCTGTCACCGGATATTTTGCTGGCAACCAGCTCGTCCTCAGCATGCCCAAGGAAGCGGACTGGGTCGTGCTGGACGCTCCGGCGGGCTTGCAGGGCTACAAATTGTCGGACTACCTGCGCGAAGTGGACAAGGTTCTTGTCCCCCTGGTGCCCTCGGTCTTCGATATGGCGGCGACAGAGGATTTCCTCAATTCCATCCGTAACGACATGCGAGGTCGCCGCAACGCCATCGGCATCGTCGCCATGCGCGTCGATCCGCGCACCAAGGCCGCGGCCATGCTCGAAGAGTTTCTCACACACTTCGACATCCCCATCGTCACCTATCTGCGCAACACCCAGAACTACGTCAATGCCGCCGCAGGGGGCTTGACGGTATTCGACCCGCCCCGCTCCCGCAATCGCCGGGAGCTCGAGCAGTGGGATCCGCTCTTGCGCTGGGTGGGGAGATAGGGGATACTGCGCGCCCTTCGACGCAAACGGAGATTCTTTCGGCGTCGGGGTTTACAGGGAAGTCGAGTTCAACCATAATCTCGCCTCTCTGACGGACGCGGGGTGGAGCAGTCTGGCAGCTCGTCGGGCTCATAACCCGAAGGTCGCAGGTTCAAATCCTGCCCCCGCAACCAGCAAGTTCAAAAGCTTGGTGTTGCCAAGCTTTTTTATTTGTGAAACCCGTGTGGGATGGTTAAAAAGAAGTTGGTTGTTGGAGTTGACTGGTAGTTTTAGGTGCTTCATAATTCCGCTTCTTCGCTGGTTGGTGGTTTTTCTGGCGAT
It includes:
- a CDS encoding ParA family protein — encoded protein: MRAVLIANPKGGAGKTTLATNLAGHFANEGKKVTLCDLDRQQSALRWMAFRDPSVAPVTGYFAGNQLVLSMPKEADWVVLDAPAGLQGYKLSDYLREVDKVLVPLVPSVFDMAATEDFLNSIRNDMRGRRNAIGIVAMRVDPRTKAAAMLEEFLTHFDIPIVTYLRNTQNYVNAAAGGLTVFDPPRSRNRRELEQWDPLLRWVGR